The following proteins come from a genomic window of Salvia hispanica cultivar TCC Black 2014 chromosome 4, UniMelb_Shisp_WGS_1.0, whole genome shotgun sequence:
- the LOC125217601 gene encoding nudix hydrolase 2-like isoform X3, protein MVACGIMDQENSEKGTEDAPVLPSCEDEHGGIIVELKDPMDPIEFALLLKSSLSQWKLQGKKGVWIKIPIKLVALAEAAVKEGFVYHHAEPHYLMLVKWIHETPSTIPANATHRLRIGAIVLNDKRELLVVLEKHGRFKGTGIWKIPTGMVEEGEDIIVGATREVKEETGVDSEFIDVLAFRQMHKTFYQKSDLFFLCTLKPLSFEIQIQESEIDGAQV, encoded by the exons ATG GTTGCTTGTGGCATAATGGACCAAGAGAATTCTGAAAAGGGAACGGAAGATGCCCCCGTGCTCCCTTCATGCGAAGACGAACACGGAGGTATCATAGTGGAGTTGAAGGATCCCATGGATCCCATTGAGTTTGCTCTGCTTCTCAAAAGTTCACTTTCACAGTGGAAACTGCAG GGGAAGAAGGGAGTCTGGATCAAAATACCAATTAAACTTGTGGCTCTTGCTGAAGCTGCAGTCAAG GAAGGATTTGTGTATCACCATGCTGAGCCTCACTATTTGATGCTTGTAAAATGGATTCATGAAACTCCTAGTACCATTCCAGCAAATGCAACGCACCGACTCCGCATTGGTGCTATTGTCTTGAATGACAAAAGAGAG TTGCTCGTTGTTCTGGAAAAGCATGGCAGATTTAAAGGCACCGGCATCTGGAAGATACCCACCGGAATGGTCGAGGAG GGAGAGGATATCATTGTAGGAGCAACAAGAGAAGTAAAAGAGGAAACCGGA GTTGATTCAGAATTCATCGATGTGCTAGCGTTCAGGCAAATGCACAAGACCTTCTACCAGAAGTCAGACTTATTTTTTCTGTGCACGCTCAAGCCTCTATCGTTTGAGATCCAAATACAAGAGTCTGAAATTGATGGAGCACAGGTATGA
- the LOC125217601 gene encoding nudix hydrolase 2-like isoform X1: protein MVACGIMDQENSEKGTEDAPVLPSCEDEHGGIIVELKDPMDPIEFALLLKSSLSQWKLQGKKGVWIKIPIKLVALAEAAVKEGFVYHHAEPHYLMLVKWIHETPSTIPANATHRLRIGAIVLNDKRELLVVLEKHGRFKGTGIWKIPTGMVEEGEDIIVGATREVKEETGVDSEFIDVLAFRQMHKTFYQKSDLFFLCTLKPLSFEIQIQESEIDGAQWMPIAEYAAQPFAEQHYVFKYAADICLAKLEKGYTGFTPRPTTSFLSQNPSYLYVNELLTLPVSN from the exons ATG GTTGCTTGTGGCATAATGGACCAAGAGAATTCTGAAAAGGGAACGGAAGATGCCCCCGTGCTCCCTTCATGCGAAGACGAACACGGAGGTATCATAGTGGAGTTGAAGGATCCCATGGATCCCATTGAGTTTGCTCTGCTTCTCAAAAGTTCACTTTCACAGTGGAAACTGCAG GGGAAGAAGGGAGTCTGGATCAAAATACCAATTAAACTTGTGGCTCTTGCTGAAGCTGCAGTCAAG GAAGGATTTGTGTATCACCATGCTGAGCCTCACTATTTGATGCTTGTAAAATGGATTCATGAAACTCCTAGTACCATTCCAGCAAATGCAACGCACCGACTCCGCATTGGTGCTATTGTCTTGAATGACAAAAGAGAG TTGCTCGTTGTTCTGGAAAAGCATGGCAGATTTAAAGGCACCGGCATCTGGAAGATACCCACCGGAATGGTCGAGGAG GGAGAGGATATCATTGTAGGAGCAACAAGAGAAGTAAAAGAGGAAACCGGA GTTGATTCAGAATTCATCGATGTGCTAGCGTTCAGGCAAATGCACAAGACCTTCTACCAGAAGTCAGACTTATTTTTTCTGTGCACGCTCAAGCCTCTATCGTTTGAGATCCAAATACAAGAGTCTGAAATTGATGGAGCACAG TGGATGCCCATTGCTGAATACGCAGCACAGCCTTTCGCGGAGCAGCACTATGTGTTCAAGTATGCTGCGGATATATGCCTAGCTAAACTCGAAAAGGGTTACACTGGCTTCACACCACGTCCCACTACATCATTCCTCAGTCAGAATCCCAGCTATCTCTATGTAAACGAGCTTCTCACCCTCCCAGTTTCTAACTAA
- the LOC125223926 gene encoding fasciclin-like arabinogalactan protein 1: MQLLLLAAAAVLSLSLLLPSPAAAHNITRILDKDPAFSTFNHYLTVTQLAPEINRRETITVCAVDNSAMSDLLSKHLSLGAIKNVLSLHVLLDYFDAKKLHQITDGTALAATMFQATGAATGSAGFVNITDLKGGKVGFSPQDNAGDVSATFVKSIDAIPYNISVIQISSILPSPEAEAPAPAPSQINITALMSKHGCKIFAETLLANPAEKTFEDNVESGLTVFCPGDDAMKAFSPKFKNLTAAGKQSLLEYHGIPIYQSIPGLKSSNGITNTLATDGASKFSFDVKNDGSDVTIFTKLVTAKIVNTLVDEQPLAIYQVNKVLLPEELFKGALSPSPAPAPGPEADAESPKSSKKKHKSPPAPPEAPSDSPADAPDGDVADQSTNGGARFNGGGFVAVILSLGFAFLQL; encoded by the coding sequence ATGcagctcctcctcctcgccgCCGCAGCGgtcctctccctctccctcctcCTCCCCTCCCCCGCCGCCGCCCACAACATCACCCGCATTCTCGACAAAGACCCCGCCTTCTCCACCTTCAACCACTACCTCACCGTCACCCAGCTCGCCCCCGAGATCAACCGCCGCGAGACCATCACCGTCTGCGCCGTCGACAACTCCGCCATGTCCGACCTCCTCTCCAAGCACCTCTCCCTCGGCGCCATCAAAAACGTCCTCTCCCTCCACGTCCTCCTCGACTACTTCGACGCCAAGAAGCTCCACCAGATCACCGACGGCACCGCCCTCGCCGCCACCATGTTCCAGGCCACCGGCGCCGCCACCGGCTCCGCCGGCTTCGTCAACATCACCGACCTCAAGGGCGGCAAAGTCGGCTTCTCCCCGCAGGACAACGCCGGCGACGTCTCCGCCACTTTCGTCAAATCAATCGACGCCATCCCCTACAACATCTCCGTCATCCAGATCTCGTCCATTCTCCCCTCCCCCGAGGCCGAGGCCCCCGCCCCCGCCCCCAGCCAGATCAACATCACCGCGCTCATGTCCAAGCACGGCTGCAAAATCTTCGCCGAGACGCTCCTCGCCAATCCGGCGGAGAAGACATTCGAGGACAATGTGGAGAGCGGATTGACCGTCTTCTGCCCCGGCGACGACGCGATGAAGGcattttcccccaaattcaAAAACCTAACCGCCGCGGGGAAGCAATCGCTCCTCGAATACCACGGCATCCCGATCTACCAATCCATCCCCGGCCTCAAATCGAGCAACGGAATCACCAACACTCTCGCCACCGACGGCGCCAGCAAGTTCAGCTTCGACGTCAAAAACGACGGATCTGACGTCACGATCTTCACGAAGCTCGTCACGGCGAAGATCGTCAACACGCTGGTGGATGAGCAGCCGCTCGCGATCTACCAGGTGAACAAGGTGTTGCTGCCGGAGGAGCTGTTTAAAGGAGCTCTGTCGCCTTCTCCGGCGCCGGCGCCGGGTCCGGAGGCCGATGCGGAGTCGCCGAAGTCGTCGAAGAAGAAGCACAAGTCGCCGCCTGCGCCGCCGGAGGCGCCGTCTGATTCTCCGGCGGATGCTCCGGATGGAGATGTGGCGGATCAGTCGACTAACGGCGGCGCTAGATTTAACGGCGGAGGATTCGTTGCCGTGATTTTGAGTCTCGGGTTTGCATTTCTTCAGCTGTAG
- the LOC125217601 gene encoding nudix hydrolase 2-like isoform X2 has protein sequence MVACGIMDQENSEKGTEDAPVLPSCEDEHGGIIVELKDPMDPIEFALLLKSSLSQWKLQEGFVYHHAEPHYLMLVKWIHETPSTIPANATHRLRIGAIVLNDKRELLVVLEKHGRFKGTGIWKIPTGMVEEGEDIIVGATREVKEETGVDSEFIDVLAFRQMHKTFYQKSDLFFLCTLKPLSFEIQIQESEIDGAQWMPIAEYAAQPFAEQHYVFKYAADICLAKLEKGYTGFTPRPTTSFLSQNPSYLYVNELLTLPVSN, from the exons ATG GTTGCTTGTGGCATAATGGACCAAGAGAATTCTGAAAAGGGAACGGAAGATGCCCCCGTGCTCCCTTCATGCGAAGACGAACACGGAGGTATCATAGTGGAGTTGAAGGATCCCATGGATCCCATTGAGTTTGCTCTGCTTCTCAAAAGTTCACTTTCACAGTGGAAACTGCAG GAAGGATTTGTGTATCACCATGCTGAGCCTCACTATTTGATGCTTGTAAAATGGATTCATGAAACTCCTAGTACCATTCCAGCAAATGCAACGCACCGACTCCGCATTGGTGCTATTGTCTTGAATGACAAAAGAGAG TTGCTCGTTGTTCTGGAAAAGCATGGCAGATTTAAAGGCACCGGCATCTGGAAGATACCCACCGGAATGGTCGAGGAG GGAGAGGATATCATTGTAGGAGCAACAAGAGAAGTAAAAGAGGAAACCGGA GTTGATTCAGAATTCATCGATGTGCTAGCGTTCAGGCAAATGCACAAGACCTTCTACCAGAAGTCAGACTTATTTTTTCTGTGCACGCTCAAGCCTCTATCGTTTGAGATCCAAATACAAGAGTCTGAAATTGATGGAGCACAG TGGATGCCCATTGCTGAATACGCAGCACAGCCTTTCGCGGAGCAGCACTATGTGTTCAAGTATGCTGCGGATATATGCCTAGCTAAACTCGAAAAGGGTTACACTGGCTTCACACCACGTCCCACTACATCATTCCTCAGTCAGAATCCCAGCTATCTCTATGTAAACGAGCTTCTCACCCTCCCAGTTTCTAACTAA